One Benincasa hispida cultivar B227 chromosome 5, ASM972705v1, whole genome shotgun sequence genomic window carries:
- the LOC120077670 gene encoding uncharacterized protein LOC120077670 — protein sequence MPLNNILEVELFDVWCIDFIGLFPPSSSQQYILVAVNYVSKWVEAIACAKNVVVAVSKFLTKYIFTCFGTAKVLISDEGIRKSRWSEAFIIKEIFPHGALKFTREDETNAFKVNGQSVKPYFEGNTERCKTSIDLCELA from the exons ATGCCCCTTAACAACATACTTGAAGTGGAACTATTCGATGTTTGGTGTATTGATTTCATAGGGCTATTTCCTCCCTCCTCTAGTCAGCAATATATCTTGGTAGCAGTAAATTATGTGTCAAAGTGGGTTGAGGCAATAGCTTGTGCAAAGAATGTTGTGGTAGCCGTTTCAAAGTTCCTGACAAAGTACATCTTCACATGCTTTGGAACGGCTAAGGTGTTAATCAGTGATGAAG GAATACGAAAATCTAGGTGGTCTGAAGCATTCATTATCAAGGAAATCTTTCCTCATGGAGCCTTGAAATTTACTCGAGAGGATGAAACAAATGCCTTCAAAGTAAATGGGCAAAGTGTCAAGCCATACTTTGAAGGGAATACGGAGCGTTGCAAAACATCCATCGACCTATGTGAGCTTGCTTGA
- the LOC120078253 gene encoding CBS domain-containing protein CBSX1, chloroplastic-like, with the protein MASISTPYVPSVLPNSRLLQTQFRLTYAGAGINSSPSSLFRSPAVALAFSGHRVASSSQFRIGSYTVGDFMTKKGNLQVLKPSTSVDEALEVLVEKSLSGFPVVDDDWKLVGVVSDYDLLALDSISGVGDVEANIFPDVNSSWKSFKLIQKLLSKKNGEVVGDLMTPAPLVVRETMNLESAARLLLETKFHLLPVVDCEGKLMGIITREDIVRAGLQMKRTHSKELI; encoded by the exons ATGGCTTCGATTTCTACGCCGTACGTTCCCTCTGTTCTTCCTAATTCACGATTGCTGCAGACGCAATTCCGGCTGACTTACGCCGGCGCCGGGATTAATTCATCGCCGTCGAGTCTGTTTCGGTCTCCGGCTGTCGCTTTGGCATTTTCCGGCCACCGTGTGGCCAGTTCCTCACAG ttcaGGATTGGATCTTATACGGTTGGGGATTTCATGACGAAGAAGGGAAATCTGCAGGTTCTTAAGCCATCTACGAGTGTTGACGAAG CATTGGAGGTTCTGGTGGAGAAGAGTCTATCTGGATTTCCTGTAGTTGATGACGACTGGAAactg GTTGGCGTTGTCTCAGATTATGATTTGTTAGCCTTGGACTCAATTTCAG GTGTGGGTGATGTTGAGGCTAATATATTCCCAGATGTCAACAGTAGCTGGAAA AGCTTCAAGTTGATACAGAAATTGTTGAGCAAGAAGAATGGGGAAGTTGTAGGAGACTTGATGACACCTGCTCCATTGGTTGTTCGTGAAACCATGAACTTGGAAAGTGCTGCCAG GCTGTTGCTTGAAACAAAGTTCCACCTTTTACCAGTTGTAGATTGTGAAGGGAAGCTG aTGGGGATCATTACAAGAGAAGATATAGTGAGAGCCGGTCTTCAGATGAAGCGTACACATTCAAAAGAGTTGATATGA